A window from Salvia miltiorrhiza cultivar Shanhuang (shh) chromosome 2, IMPLAD_Smil_shh, whole genome shotgun sequence encodes these proteins:
- the LOC131008654 gene encoding uncharacterized protein LOC131008654 yields MSFQAIVIRHSGQWKLTEYEGGDEVVVYMSKEDLCHAKLMQEVHDQLNEDGRSTYMLFYTSTTDEGRKIKVALKTDSDLNRLISEHKKYPVVYVIEKGKQSAAPVPQTQERVYYEGHRSTMFPIETDIGRSIPTHDDSRDDSSSQEEEDESESSDEEEEAIRRREILDSVSTEQEAWRQTGPQNFTSDDQPDVEPRVGVQQLEARDWGIPVLDFDDAPALGWEDSNVLESGILSVGALFRSKDDLAIAVGLYHMENHVEYAVHRSSTTRLWFVCKHGNGCPFMLRAVQSASIWRVIKVVMHHTCHMDLNRTAPRQIPARVVGRYFARKLVGEGVVLKPKEMMSEMQRLFGIEINYSFALRARNIAIEMTYGDFGNSYQMLPSYLYMLRMSNPGTLYDLEMKDDGKFHHMFVALGQSVAAFEKGYLRPVIVVDGTHLKGRNGGILFVAVTKDGNEAIFPLAVGLGPIENDESWTWFFHRLRTCFGQPDDLLIVSDQHKSIRNAVECVYPNVPHGLCYYHIQKNLAHYGQHVAAVFKAAAYSYRSDDFQRNFSALQVLKVNAYTRLDTIGVERWARSKCPVRRTSFMTSNAAETMNSRLLWARRLPVASLIETYRAIMEKWFDRRRISAASRSHELTEVVEGKLHVAVEAGRQLAVRGTTTHMFSVEDDHAFYIVDLENRTCSCAQFDLDDIPCRHACAAIRRAGLQVTDFVGGYFKQSVLLATYMERIVPVPHPTYWNVPDEISAYVVKPPDITVHAGRPKLSRARSAVEGPPNSGPPNSGTPNSRPQVCSRCKGGGHNARRCKAQVGPLDLNVPVEGVEQPPDARRRRKKKCGICRSGTHTRNACPQNVGS; encoded by the exons ATGTCGTTTCAAGCAATCGTTATACGGCACAGTGGTCAGTGGAAATTAACCGAGTATGAAGGAGGCGATGAGGTTGTCGTGTACATGTCTAAGGAAGACCTTTGTCATGCGAAGTTGATGCAAGAGGTGCACGATCAATTAAACGAGGATGGTCGATCCACTTATATGCTTTTCTACACATCGACCACGGACGAAGGGCGAAAAATAAAAGTGGCTTTGAAGACTGATTCGGATTTGAACCGGCTGATTTCCGAGCATAAGAAATATCCCGTTGTTTACGTGATCGAGAAGGGCAAACAATCTGCGGCTCCGGTTCCTCAGACTCAAGAGCGGGTATATTATGAGGGACATCGGTCTACTATGTTTCCTATTGAGACGGACATTGGAAGAAGTATCCCTACACACGATGATAGTAGGGACGATTCATCGTCgcaggaggaggaagacgagtccgagtcttcggatgaggaagaagaggcgATACGACGCAGAGAGATATTGGATTCAGTGTCGACTGAACAGGAAGCGTGGAGACAGACAGGGCCTCAGAATTTCACATCGGATGATCAGCCCGATGTCGAGCCTCGTGTTGGAGTTCAGCAGCTTGAGGCACGTGATTGGGGGATTCCAGTCCTCGATTTTGACGATGCGCCGGCATTAGGTTGGGAGGATTCTAACGTATTGGAGAGCGGGATATTATCAGTGGGGGCTCTATTCCGGTCGAAGGATGATTTGGCAATCGCTGTTGGCCTGTACCATATGGAGAATCACGTGGAGTACGCCGTGCATCGTTCCAGTACGACCCGTTTGTGGTTTGTTTGCAAGCATGGCAACGGTTGTCCGTTCATGCTGCGAGCCGTTCAGAGTGCATCGATCTGGAGAGTGATCAAGGTGGTGATGCATCATACCTGCCACATGGATTTGAATCGCACTGCCCCGAGACAGATTCCGGCGAGGGTTGTTGGAAGATATTTTGCACGGAAATTGGTAGGCGAGGGGGTCGTTTTGAAGCCGAAGGAGATGATGTCAGAGATGCAGCGCTTATTCGGTATTGAGATCAATTACAGCTTCGCTCTCCGTGCAAGAAACATCGCGATTGAGATGACGTATGGTGATTTTGGGAACTCGTATCAGATGCTCCCATCGTATTTGTATATGCTGAGAATGAGTAATCCCGGCACATTATACGACCTTGAGATGAAGGATGATGGCAAGTTCCATCATATGTTTGTTGCACTTGGACAGAGCGTGGCTGCCTTTGAGAAGGGTTACTTGAGGCCGGTCATCGTCGTAGACGGGACCCATCTGAAGGGAAGGAACGGCGGCATTTTGTTCGTCGCTGTTACAAAGGATGGGAACGAAGCAATATTTCCTCTCGCAGTTGGGCTTGGTCCTATCGAGAACGACGAGTCTTGGACTTGGTTCTTCCACCGACTGCGGACTTGCTTTGGTCAGCCGGATGATCTCTTGATTGTGTCTGATCAGCACAAGAGCATCAGAAATGCTGTGGAGTGTGTCTACCCGAACGTCCCTCACGGGTTGTGCTATTACCATATCCAGAAGAATCTCGCGCATTATGGGCAGCATGTAGCTGCAGTCTTCAAAGCAGCGGCATATTCCTATCGATCAGACGATTTTCAAAGGAATTTTTCTGCGCTTCAAGTACTGAAAGTCAACGCGTACACACGCCTCGACACTATTGGTGTGGAGAGATGGGCCAGGTCCAAGTGCCCTGTACGACGCACGAGCTTCATGACGTCGAATGCTGCCGAGACGATGAACAGTAGACTGTTGTGGGCACGACGCCTCCCGGTTGCTTCATTGATCGAGACCTATCGAGCCATTATGGAGAAATGGTTCGATAGGCGACGCATCTCGGCTGCATCGAGGTCACATGAGTTGACTGAGGTAGTAGAGGGAAAGTTGCATGTGGCTGTCGAAGCGGGTCGGCAATTGGCTGTTCGAGGGACGACGACGCACATGtttagtgttgaggatgatCATGCATTCTACATTGTCGATCTCGAGAATCGGACTTGTAGTTGTGCTCAGTTCGACCTGGATGACATTCCGTGTCGTCATGCTTGTGCCGCTATTAG GCGTGCAGGACTGCAAGTCACGGATTTTGTTGGAGGATATTTCAAACAATCCGTGCTGTTGGCCACATATATGGAGCGTATTGTTCCCGTTCCACATCCTACGTATTGGAATGTGCCCGATGAGATATCAGCCTATGTTGTGAAACCCCCGGATATCACGGTCCATGCGGGACGGCCGAAGTTGAGTAGGGCTCGTTCAGCAGTTGAGGGTCCTCCTAATTCGGGTCCTCCTAATTCGGGTACTCCTAATTCTCGACCTCAAGTATGCTCACGTTGCAAGGGTGGAGGTCACAATGCCCGGAGATGCAAAGCGCAAGTGGGACCATTGGACTTGAACGTGCCGGTGGAAGGTGTCGAGCAACCACCCGATGCACGAAGGCGGCGAAAGAAGAAATGCGGCATTTGTAGGAGTGGAACACACACTAGGAATGCATGTCCTCAAAATGTTGGGTCGTGA
- the LOC131008653 gene encoding probable Histone-lysine N-methyltransferase ATXR5, whose translation MARPRKYRSMKEIMRVAKRVAAADGSADEDDDHLTCEQCGSGNRGEELVLCDKCDRGYHLLCLRPIMTRVPIGPWCCPACSGDDNLPIKSFRGLNRKKLAGFFKIEQDVLFTRKCTSLQDVKRRRRRGGTLVFQKKRRRLLPYVPSEDPERRLAQMRSLSLALTSSGMEFSNELSYRSGMAPRSANQSKFEIGGMQVLSKEDTETLQYCRAMCKRGEFPPLTVTFDLFEGYTVEVDGPIKDMTIIAEYAGDVDYIKNREKDDCDSMMTLLLANDSSKSLVICADKLGNISRFVSGINNHTMEGRRKQNTKCVRYSLDDECVVLLVATRDIAKGERLYYDYNGYEHEYPTHNFV comes from the exons ATGGCTCGGCCTCGGAAGTACAGGTCGATGAAGGAGATCATGAGGGTGGCGAAGCGGGTGGCGGCGGCGGACGGCAGCGCCGATGAAGATGATGACCATTTGACCTGCGAGCAATGCGGGTCGGGCAATCGGGGCGAGGAGCTGGTGTTGTGCGACAAATGCGACAGAGGATACCACCTGCTTTGCCTCCGCCCGATAATGACCCGGGTTCCAATCGGGCCCTGGTGTTGCCCCGCTTGCTCCGGCGACGATAATCTCCCCATCAAAA GTTTCAGAGGCTTAAATCGGAAGAAGCTTGCTGGTTTTTTTAAGATTGAACAGGATGTTCTGTTCACAAGGAAATGCACTTCTCTGCAAG ATGTTAAAAGACGACGTAGGCGAGGTGGTACATTAGTGTTCCAAAAGAAGCGTAGGAGATTGTTACCATACGTTCCATCAGAGGATCCGGAAAGAAGACTAGCACAGATGAGATCACTTTCCTTGGCTTTGACATCTAGTGGCATGGAATTCAGCAACGAACTCAGTTACAGATCCGGAATGGCTCCGAGATCAGCCAATCAATCTAAATTTGAAATCGGAGGCATGCAG GTTCTTTCCAAGGAAGATACTGAGACGTTGCAGTACTGTAGAGCTATGTGCAAAAGAGGGGAATTTCCACCTCTTACCGTAACATTTGATCTATTTGAAGG CTATACGGTAGAAGTTGACGGGCCTATAAAGGACATGACAATAATCGCTGAGTATGCAGGGGACGTGGATTACATCAAGAATCGAGAGAAAGATGATTGTGACAGCATGATGACCCTTCTTCTAGCAAACGATTCATCCAAAAGCCTAGTCATCTGTGCAGACAAGCTCGGGAACATCTCTCGGTTTGTTAGTGGCATAAACAATCATACAAT GGAAGGCCGAAGGAAGCAGAACACAAAATGCGTAAGATACAGTTTGGATGACGAATGCGTGGTGCTTTTAGTGGCGACGCGTGATATTGCAAAGGGAGAAAGGTTATACTATGATTATAATGGCTATGAGCATGAATATCCAACCCATAATTTTGTTTAA
- the LOC131008655 gene encoding uncharacterized protein LOC131008655 → MRREIRRELVDDDSEHGLVAKITKKVIAAVKDIFGRRSSSRRHRSSSSHASRHRHGSEEYDQPSPSRRRSTSHIPSPRRSEREDPPHVSHRHSVGDMDPPRGSQRRSERGEDPPRASQRRSASRHSEREASMRRSASHHGEGQTSLRRSASRHSDRPGPSAGYQRPETPAPKAGDVSDDLNFSWTSSEEEAGARERPQLVIDPDLPYGKALLKAKKRGFKAFMRSPPGTYVQVIETGWVMSQELFHRILNPRVEFDGEILDLWNLKALRRLRQNQQWIARGQTRLVAGVTRERTPIAFLDFYETLFREFRSLHPDEQDWDNIRDRHGYEEWVVPEKLIAMFHGTDSGHTWPWLEAKEIIAMCNLDKSHWCTVVISISAWEVRVYDSLIHVEGARKRRENAMKPITRLMPKLLHTVGYYAHNTVRYVAAPDRPMKVVIMPIREQFIQEDSVSCGVFACAYLDRLICGAPTREQLRTPAQIQKFRQIIAIRIWELCTDPPPIHFS, encoded by the exons ATGCGGCGCGAGATACGTCGCGAGCTTGTAGACGACGACTCTGAGCATGGACTGGTCGCCAAAATTACGAAGAAGGTCATAGCCGCTGTGAAGGACATCTTTGGGAGACGTTCTTCTTCGAGGAGGCATAGATCATCATCCAGCCATGCCAGTCGTCATAGACATGGGAGTGAGGAGTACGACCAGCCGAGCCCTAGTCGCAGACGGTCTACATCTCACATTCCTAGTCCTAGGCGATCAGAGCGTGAGGATCCACCTCATGTTAGCCATAGGCACTCAGTTGGAGACATGGATCCGCCTCGTGGCAGTCAGAGACGCTCAGAGCGTGGAGAGGATCCACCCCGTGCGAGTCAGCGGCGATCTGCCTCACGTCACAGTGAGAGGGAGGCATCTATGAGGCGATCAGCCTCACATCATGGTGAGGGGCAGACATCTTTGAGGCGATCCGCCTCACGTCACAGTGATCGCCCAGGGCCATCGGCTGGGTACCAACGTCCAGAGACCCCTGCGCCTAAGGCGGGGGATGTAAGTGATGATCTGAATTTTTCCTGGACGTCGTCAGAGGAGGAGGCGGGTGCTAGAGAGAGGCCTCAATTGGTTATTGACCCGGACTTGCCGTATGGTAAGGCCCTGCTGAAGGCGAAGAAGCGGGGCTTCAAGGCGTTTATGAGATCGCCGCCGGGTACTTATGTGCAAGTGATCGAGACGGGTTGGGTGATGTCGCAGGAGCTATTCCACAGGATTCTGAATCCTCGCGTGGAGTTCGACGGGGAG ATATTAGACCTCTGGAATCTGAAGGCTCTCCGACGGCTCCGTCAAAATCAGCAGTGGATAGCTCGGGGACAGACGAGGCTCGTTGCAGGCGTGACACGGGAGAGAACGCCGATAGCTTTTCTGGATTTTTAT GAGACCCTTTTCAGAGAGTTCAGGTCGTTGCATCCGGATGAGCAAGATTGGGACAACATTCGGGATCGACACGGATACGAGGAGTGGGTGGTGCCCGAAAAGCTGATCGCCATGTTTCATGGAACTGATTCAGGCCATACATGGCCTTGGTTGGAAGCGAAAGAG ATAATAGCTATGTGCAATCTCGATAAGAGTCATTGGTGTACTGTGGTTATATCTATCTCCGCATGGGAGGTGAGAGTGTATGACTCACTGATACATGTGGAAGGTGCACGAAAGCGTCGAGAAAATGCAATGAAGCCAATCACTCGCCTGATGCCTAAATTGCTGCACACTGTGGGTTATTATGCACACAATACCGTGAGGTATGTTGCCGCTCCAGATAGGCCTATGAAAGTCGTCATTATGCCAATCAGAGAGCAATTCATCCAAGAAGATAGTGTAAGTTGTGGTGTGTTTGCATGTGCCTATCTGGATCGTTTGATTTGTGGCGCACCAACACGTGAGCAGCTGAGGACACCCGCACAGATACAAAAGTTTCGACAAATTATAGCTATTAGGATATGGGAGTTGTGTACGGATCCTCCCCCTATTCATTTCAGTTGA
- the LOC131009926 gene encoding uncharacterized protein LOC131009926: MSETESDYSREEEQPVERGHRPSTSRREKYPTPNPPPRHVWLRPCMQGYAGRINHYVKDTTLKEVETCLTHYQRLEQFNQGPFGHLLQLKRQDSANAALHHLLARELYDEAFGPWEKWFHVGGHDIRFGAVEYCLVTGLCFGPSPQRFDPDVDHRVGKQSLWHRVLKGKKVEVKDLRKRFVSRSLGNSAQDYLKAANILVAYDLIFCRDYKYVHDWVWALVEEDQAWSDFPWGSYSFQILCHGMSVLKKHPNEITGNRKTYHFYGPIWALQIWSYEAIPRLGSACGMRDTRLQMPRLVNWTTWKSASDFTHFFYAHEAECHRTLEPVEEENDSWYLQTLRHPEPFSVRYHPGGKYAGLTEPVVPEPPPPVRPPPVQRSISRAERTREKQPVPVPRSSSRAERAREKQPVAARRSGAGQRSLMIASLRQTEMRIIGGDAMRT; the protein is encoded by the exons ATGAGTGAAACTGAATCCGACTACTCCAGAGAGGAAGAACAGCCTGTAGAACGAGGCCATCGCCCGAGTACATCGAGGAGGGAAAAATACCCGACGCCGAATCCG CCTCCGAGGCATGTTTGGTTACGTCCGTGCATGCAAGGTTATGCCGGACGAATCAATCACTATGTAAAGGACACGACACTGAAGGAAGTGGAGACCTGTCTGACGCACTACCAGCGATTGGAACAATTTAATCAAGGTCCGTTTGGGCATTTACTTCAGTTGAAGAGGCAGGATAGTGCGAATGCCGCACTGCACCATCTTCTTGCACGGGAGTTGTATGACGAAGCATTCGGTCCGTGGGAGAAGTGGTTCCACGTTGGTGGACACGACATTCGATTCGGCGCAGTGGAGTATTGTCTGGTGACGGGGTTGTGTTTCGGGCCATCCCCGCAGCGTTTTGATCCTGATGTGGATCACCGTGTTGGGAAGCAGAGTCTATGGCACCGAGTTTTGAAAGGCAAGAAGGTGGAAGTGAAGGATCTGCGGAAGCGGTTCGTGAGCCGCAGTCTGGGCAACAGTGCCCAGGATTATTTGAAGGCGGCCAATATTCTCGTGGCGTATGATCTCATCTTCTGTCGGGATTATAAATACGTGCACGATTGGGTGTGGGCACTGGTAGAGGAAGATCAGGCATGGTCCGACTTCCCGTGGGGCTCTTACTCATTCCAGATTTTGTGTCATGGGATGAGTGTGTTGAAGAAGCATCCCAACGAGATTACCGGTAATAGGAAGACGTACCACTTCTATGGGCCCATATGGGCATTACAGATTTGGTCGTACGAGGCCATTCCGAGGTTGGGCAGCGCGTGTGGGATGCGTGACACGAGGTTGCAGATGCCACGATTGGTGAACTGGACGACTTGGAAGTCGGCTTCTGACTTCACCCACTTTTTTTATGCTCATGag GCTGAGTGTCACCGGACACTCGAACCGGTCGAGGAGGAGAATGATTCATGGTATTTGCAGACCCTGAGGCATCCAGAGCCCTTTTCTGTACGATACCATCCCGGAGGGAAATACGCTGGCTTGACAGAGCCAGTTGTACCGGAGCCGCCTCCTCCTGTTAGGCCTCCCCCTGTGCAGAGGAGTATCTCACGAGCAGAGAGGACTCGTGAGAAGCAGCCTGTCCCTGTCCCGAGGAGTAGCTCACGGGCAGAGAGGGCTCGTGAGAAGCAGCCT GTGGCAGCCCGTCGAAGCGGCGCAGGTCAGAGGAGTTTGATGATCGCGAGCCTCAGGCAGACCGAGATGAGGATTATTGGAGGCGACGCGATGAGGACCTGA